A single window of Salvia splendens isolate huo1 chromosome 8, SspV2, whole genome shotgun sequence DNA harbors:
- the LOC121745588 gene encoding ubiquitin carboxyl-terminal hydrolase 24-like: MTDPSKVLLFGSFSEDETRSLLNQKPLNDHQPEERKETSANPLNVGLMFGSFGNIPDTQVGFSSGSGDTHCSTTQKGNQHSVQQSATETCPIPSENGNVKNTTDHLHGNEVVDGSNFRALQVSDDDEMDGKVIPKVKGFKGLKLNGTINAAAVETHDKESLLKMDAAVLDAQGITPRGLINPGNLCFLNATLQALLACFPFVQLLLQLKKLNIPKVGYPTLNAFAEFIGEFDVVGGANIKKKDSIEIEAGRPFNPTMFEVVLRKFTPDVSWSTSGRPRQEDAQEFLSFVMDQIHDELLKLGGKSHLNGRNQTLVSKSEDEEWETVGQKNKSAVIRRQSFLPSELSSIFGGELQSTVKAKGNRPSATVEPFFLLHLDISGEVIRTIEDALRLLSTPETLDEYRASRAGKVGVVAARKSINIQTLPKIMILHLKRFSYGSYGSTKLHKDVHFPLELLLSRDLLVSPNVEGRRYELVATVTHHGREASKGHYTADVRSPNGQWLRFDDSSLTTISTSKVLHNQAYVLFYKQI, encoded by the exons ATGACTGATCCTTCCAAG GTGTTGCTTTTTGGATCCTTTTCTGAGGATGAAACCCGTTCTTTACTGAATCAAAAACCTTTGAATGACCACCAGCCCGAAGAAAGGAAAGAAACGTCAGCCAATCCCCTAAATGTTGGATTGATGTTTGGTAGCTTTGGCAATATACCTGACACACAGGTTGGTTTTTCCAGTGGATCTGGAGATACACACTGCTCTACCACCCAGAAGGGAAACCAGCACTCCGTTCAGCAATCAGCTACTGAAACTTGTCCTATTCCGTCAGAGAATGGGAATGTTAAAAATACTACGGACCATCTTCATGGAAATGAAGTAGTTGATGGCAGTAACTTTCGAGCTTTACAAGTATCAGATGATGACGAGATGGATGGAAAAGTTATCCCTAAAGTTAAGGGTTTTAAAGGTTTAAAGTTGAATGGTACCATAAATGCTGCTGCTGTTGAAACTCATGACAAAGAGTCTCTTCTGAAGATGGATGCTGCTGTTTTAGATGCCCAGGGTATAACACCTCGAGGCTTGATCAACCCTGGGAATCTGTGTTTCCTGAATGCAACGTTGCAAGCTCTTTTGGCTTGTTTTCCATTTGTTCAACTTTTACTGCAACTAAAAAAGCTGAACATCCCAAAG GTTGGCTATCCAACATTAAATGCATTTGCTGAGTTCATTGGTGAATTTGACGTGGTTGGTGGAGCTAATATCAAGAAGAAAGATAGCATTGAAATTGAAGCTGGCAGGCCTTTTAACCCGACTATGTTTGAAGTGGTATTGAGAAAATTTACCCCTGATGTATCTTGGAGCACATCAGGAAGGCCTAG GCAAGAGGATGCACAAGAGTTTTTGAGCTTTGTTATGGATCAAATTCATGATGAATTGCTGAAGCTTGGAGGGAAGTCCCACTTGAATGGAAGGAATCAAACTCTGGTTTCCAAATCGGAAGATGAAGAGTGGGAGACAGTTGGACAAAAGAATAAATCTGCAGTGATAAGAAGACAGAGTTTCCTTCCTTCAGAGCTCAGTTCAATTTTTGGTGGAGAGCTGCAGAGTACTGTGAAGGCAAAAG GCAACAGGCCTTCTGCCACAGTCGAGCCATTTTTTCTACTTCATCTAGATATCTCTGGTGAAGTTATTCGAACTATTGAAGATGCTCTTCGTTTACTTTCTACCCCAGAAACACTTGATGAGTACCGGGCATCAAGAGCAGGAAAA GTTGGGGTCGTTGCTGCCAGAAAGTCTATCAACATACAAACACTTCCAAAGATTATGATACTTCATCTGAAGCGTTTTAGCTATGGCAGCTATGGTAGCACTAAATTGCACAAGGATGTACATTTCCCTCTTGAACTTTTATTGAGCCGTGATCTGCTTGTTTCCCCTAATGTGGAG GGACGGAGGTATGAACTTGTTGCCACAGTAACACATCATGGGAGGGAAGCATCAAAAGGCCACTATACTGCTGATGTCCGTAGCCCTAATGGCCAGTGGCTGCGTTTTGATGATTCATCTCTTACTACCATCAGCACGAGCAAAGTTTTGCACAACCAGGCGTATGTTCTCTTCTACAAGCAAATATAG